From a region of the Lactuca sativa cultivar Salinas chromosome 4, Lsat_Salinas_v11, whole genome shotgun sequence genome:
- the LOC111914566 gene encoding beta-galactosidase 5: MWEDLVIKAKNGGLDVVDTYVFWNVHEPSPGTYGFSGRYDIVRFIKTVAGNGVYVNLRIGPYVCAEWNFGGFPVWLKYVTGISFRIDNEPFKAAMQGFTQKIVGMLKAENLFESQGGPIILSQFENEYGAQGKSFGASGKAYINWAAKMAVELNTRVPMWSHQP; encoded by the exons ATGTGGGAAGATCTTGTAATTAAAGCGAAAAATGGGGGCTTAGATGTCGTTGATACTTATGTGTTTTGGAATGTTCATGAGCCTTCCCCTGGCACT TATGGTTTCAGTGGAAGATATGATATTGTAAGGTTTATAAAGACAGTAGCAGGAAATGGAGTTTATGTGAATTTACGCATTGGACCTTATGTTTGTGCTGAATGGAATTTCGG GGGTTTTCCTGTATGGTTAAAATATGTTACTGGTATCAGCTTCAGAATAGACAATGAGCcatttaag GCAGCTATGCAAGGATTCACACAGAAAATAGTTGGGATGCTGAAGGCTGAAAACCTGTTTGAATCACAAGGAGGTCCAATCATCCTCTCACAG TTTGAAAATGAGTATGGTGCACAAGGGAAGTCATTTGGAGCATCCGGAAAAGCGTACATAAATTGGGCTGCAAAAATGGCAGTTGAACTGAACACTAGAGTCCCAATGTGGAGCCATCAGCCGTAG